The Pseudophryne corroboree isolate aPseCor3 chromosome 12, aPseCor3.hap2, whole genome shotgun sequence genomic sequence CTCAGACTGTGGGGAATATGTATTAGTTGGAGTATAGGCCCGCTAATTGAAAATTCTTATAGTTGCTATTTTGCAGTAGTAAGAAATAAAGTAACGCACAAATGTATCCAACATCACATCCAGGGACGGGGGCAGTGACAGGACTGCTGGGGAAAGGGAACTCTAGGGGGGGCTGTGGCTGGTGTCAGCAGGTATCGgcaatatctgctgtggtccccccTTGTTGGGGTGATATTTTATATTTGCGGGTATCCCCTGAATATGGGTATTTATTTACACGGATATATGCAGCAAACACTGAATGATAGATAGGCCACTGTATCTGTAATCACTTTTAggctctacacactggccgatccgccaccgagctgcccgacggcggatacgggcgacccggcggcggggtagTAGTGACGGGTGAAGTGAagtctcttcactccccccgtcacccagctgcattgaagtgcaggcaaatatggacgagatcgtccatattggcctgcatgtacagccgacggggcaccagcgataaacgagcgcagggccgcgcatcggtcatcgctggagcctccacactgcacgatatgaacgttatctcgttcattaatgaacgagatcgttcatatcgtgcagtcatgtcggccagtgtgtagggcccttttcaGCATGCCCAGTACAGGCCTGCAATCCCCAATTGTGCACTTTCCATAGTTAATTACTGTATCCGGGCATCATGTATATGGTCGACATCATATGGTCGACACGAGTTTTGGGGGAATTTTATGCATTTTTTCCACTTTTTCACACTTCACCATCTACagtacgtggactatgattgggaacggtaacatgtgccgatccctgcggtagcggagcgaggcagcgtggcgagcgaagcggtacacTAACTGGAGTTTCATGTGCTGACAATTTgacaccaaaaaacatgaaaaacttgtgttgaccttttcatgtgtcgaccatttccacgcTAACTTTTTTGATAGTGTCGGCCTTGTGAATATcaaccatttggggtcgacctagacgctgtcaacctttttactgtcgaccGCTTGAGCCATACCCATTAATTCCCCCTTACAGCAGTGTTTCCCTACCTCCGTCCTCAAGGCACAATCAGCAGGTTTTAGtggtatccaggcttgagcacagatgattaaatcaaagttACTCtggtactaatttagtcacctgtgctcaagtatggctatccttaggacctggactgttggagtgcctagagcagaggttctcaaactctgtcctcaggaccccacacagtgcttgttttgcaggtaacccagcaggtgcacaggtgtattaattactcactgacacattttaaaaggtccacaggtggagctaattatttcacttgcgattctgtgaggagacctgcaaaacatgcactgtgtgggcccccgaggaccgagtttgagaacctctggcctagaggtctgtggttgggaacccctgctGTATAGTAATGAAGGCGGCTGCACTGTGATGGTTTATGTAGGAAATCTCTGTCCCCCGGCCTGGGCTCCACCTGCAGAACCTGCCTGCGGAGAGCCTGGGTGTGTGCCTGCGTGTCCTGTGTAAGCCTGACATTCCACCAGTGATTcataggcgatcgctagggaaacaAACTGGTGCGCTGCAAAACCTGCATGTGCTGCATGTGTCCTATACACAACACAGTTACTGGATTTTACACCAGTTTACTTTATGGTCTCCACCTCCCAATAATGGGAGTTTTACTTTGTGTGAGATCTGCTTCATAAATGAGCTGGATACAGTAAGACATGGGGAGACGTGCTCCCTGTTATGGTGCATGGTGTGCACTACCACCTCCCCAGTATCGCTCATCTCCTGGTGACTCTGGTAACTTGTAGTGACCCTGCCGCGGGGTGCCGCTATACAGAGCCTCCTTTTGACCCTCCTTTCTCCTAGGACTGAGCCTGTAGCGTAGGTCGCCCAGTTACTCTGCTATGTTCCCTTCCTGACCCACAGAAGACATCCAGTTGAATATACAGTAGTGCATACATGCTAGCTGCCCGATTTTCACCTTTTAAGGGGACACGGCTACACATACAATGATGCGATTTATGTCAACACTGCATGGCCCCGCCCCCACACTTAAGTAGGTAAGCGCAGAAGGTCTCACTGTGATTGACACCGCtgcctcactgtgctggggtcacGGATTCGGTTCCAACCAGAGCCCTATCAtctgtgtgcagtgtgtatggtcTCCCCATATACGCACAGATTTCCTCCCATGGTCCAAAACTCATACTGATAGACCATTTAGCTTCTGACGGAATGCGAACACATGTCCGGTGTGCCAgaggatatagattgtaagctccaccggaGAAAACGGCTAATTCTCTGTCAACCGTTGCAGAGTAGGCATTGCTGTACATAAATAATGGACTATAGTCAATAGAACATAGCCCATGCCTATCATGGTGACTTCCAGGGGGACTTTGTAGGTAAGAATTCTACATTCCCTGATCATGATGATTTAAGAGTTAAAATCGGAGGCTGAAGATATCTTACAGTGCGAGGGAGGGCTGAGATTTCATGTGTGTGGCATGTCCAAATCGTGGGGCACCAGAAGGAGCCATGTCTTGTAAACTTCATGTGTAttcttctgagtaatggttttacttttatttttaggcAAGTCTCAGGCAGTCTCCCCCAACAGAGATGGAACGTTCCATGGAGAAGATTATCACTGTATTCCAGAGATATGCTGGCAAAGAAGGGAGCCAGGCCACCATGAACTACAAAGAGTTTGAGAACTTCATGAGGACGGAGCTTGGTTCCTTCACCAATGTAAGTGCTCGGTGGGCCATTCAATCAGATGTATAGGCTACCTTGTGTGCAGGCGGTTGGGGCAGCACATCTGGTATGGCCGATTTAGGGGTCTTTCAAAGTCCAAATCATCTCCTGACTAGTGCTAATGGGCAGCCATGGTAATTTTAGTTTCTGCACCAATGTGTGGGCAGTAGAACATTACCTCCATATTGTACAAAGCCATAATGCTCTTATTTTTAATACCATGGCAGAAAAGTGATTTAGTAGTAGTCTATCTATAGTTCCCACTAGGATTGCTGTCTCCTCCCAATGCATCTCTCCTTTCACCCATGAAATGATGGTCCTTTTGTTATTCAaccgccccccctcccctttctCCTCCCCTTTCTCCTCTTCCAGAACCAGAAGGACCCACACATTCTGCAGAAGATGATGAACTCTGTGGATGGGGCGATTGATGGGTGCAAAGACCAGCAGTTGGATTTCCAGGAGTTCTTGAACCTCATTGGTGGGATGATGGTTGCTTGTCATGATGCCTTGTCAAAGTGCCCACCAGGGAAAAAGGTATTGTCTTATAAGGCACTGCTCAAGCTCTCTATGCTGGGGCCGGGACTTCTTTTGTATTTGGCACAAACAAGCCTGTTGCTGGGCGATAACTGTGTTTTTGAAGTGAGTCATATCGGTTTCCTAACTCAGATCAGACGTGTCATGAGAAACTGTCCAAAAGTCAACATCCTGGCAGCCTAGCAGGAGTGATACACAGGGACATCCACTAATGTTCTAGCCGACACATCAGTCTTTCCTGTCCCTCAGCCTGGGCTTAAAGTGTCGGTAACAGTCTGTATCTTCCCTTTCCAGGTCCATAGAGTAGAGTAGATCTGCAGACATGGAATGTGCAAGCTGCTTTGTACCAATACCAGGCATGCAGCAACGGTCATTCATTTCAGTTCTGTATGTCTGGTTTATCGGTTACATAATGCGTATTGTCTGCATGCCAGGACTAGGCTAGTAACCACACTTTATACCAGTCTGAGTACAGTATATCTCTGGCTGCTGTCCCAGCACATCCGTTTAGTAAGTAAAACATATTTTAGAAATGTGGTTCTAAAAAAATTAAACATCATCAATGCTAAAATGTAATTTAAAAGACAGTAACAGTCTTTCTTCGTGTTCAGCTGCCTGAtaaactcatacctcccaacatgaccctctccaggaggaactctGTTCttcgacttccctcttaatgtattattgccgtcacctgtggtgaactagttaattgatataaaaaaaaaagaaagaaggtgTTTTACCACTGGTAACAATcgtacagtaagaaggaagtccaggaacagagtaatttgtccctcctggaatgggtcatatagGGAGGTATGTAAACGTATTTACCCGCCCCTCTGTATAGCCAAAAAAGGGAGAGTTGGGGGATTGGGCCGCAGGTTATGTATCATGCAACGCAGGAGAAAGGCGATAGCCGTCTCTGGGCTAAAGGCAGGAATACGGATGTGCAGAACGGCTGCTGCATGGGGTATTGGAAGGCTAAGGACCCCCGCTGCAGCAACAACGCAAGGAGTGTGCtattcagtgctgaaagtagggtggcacAGAGTACCAttcagaaatatggtggtggtacttggtaccaccagcccaccactggggaataatttataaggggcatttttgtgtgtgggacataaaatggtgtcagtggcataactgtgtgtggcataatgtgtaatgggcattacggtgtgtggcataatgtgtaatgggcattacggtgtgtggcataatgtggccatgcccgtattgtcatgtagccactcccctagtttcatgtgaccacgtGACCCATTTTTACTATCGGTACCACTAAGAATAAATTTCTACTTGCGCCACTGATGctattaaaggtgcatacacatggtgcgatattgaCTCtcagattttgactatgcgatttcccttgaactcccccagagcccagaactgattttgactatctgtactttggaTATTGACTATATACTTTGTAATAgtgcactagatagtcaagattgacttgccggcACAGTCTATCTTTCTTTGCGATACCGACACTGCCTATCAccgtgcaatttgcactaactttccttacgattttgtctATATAGTCTGAATTGCAAGGATAAATCTGACCATGTGTATACACCTTGAGAcactaattggggggggggggtagttgtatcaaatcttggagagaaataaagtactaaccaatcagcttctgttatttttaaatcccagcctgtaaaatggcaaaatctgattggttggtactttatctctctccactttctctctgtaAGGGTTGATACGTATCCCCctgggggagatgtgtcaaaccttctaaagagtctcGGTGGGATCAGATTTGAGCTATCATTTTAAAGAATGTACTGGTGGTTGGTTGCTTTAGGCAACTTGTCCTCGTTAGAAGGTTTGACGCATCTCCCCCGTGTATGAGAGTTGGTCTCTGTGATCAGGACACGCACTAGAAATGGTGAATAGTGGGCGTGGCCAGACCACGCTGGAACATTTGGATCTCTGTCCACGGCAGTGTGGTACTGAAACAGGCATTGTAACATGCTGTGGTATTGTGTAAAGGACTTTCTGACACTAAATCTgggggaacctctgctctacagaGTACAGCACCGCCATCATGTCATTGTGTAATAGGCGGTGCAGCCTGGATGTCTGGTTGCTGGTCCTAATAATGGATGTACTCCATTGTCATACTGCTACATATCAGATACCCTCTCTCCCCCCACAGAACCCGCCACCTGCTACTCCCCCTACAGAGATGGAGACGGCCATGGAAAGCATCATTCGCATCTTCCAGCACTTTGCCGGGAAGAAAGGAGAAAAGAATCAGATGAACTACACCGAGTTTGAAGCTTTCATGAACACAGAGCTGAAGTCTTTCACAGCTGTAAGTGCTCATTGTGGGGTCTCGGGCTTGTTCTCTATATAGAATAGAACACTGTGTGTGTACCAGCCTCCCATATCACCATCAGCCCATGTTCTGAGGACCTTGGAAGCTGGTGGGATAATTACTGCCCCAGCAATGTAGAGTCACTGACCTGGGCATTATTAAAGACATCCACAAAacgtgacctgttggtggtacatgGGGACTGGAGGTGAGAACCACTGCTGTGATCACCCAGAGCTGATTATTTCAGGAGGCATACAGTATATAGGctgaccataccatccctttaaagtgGGATACTCATGAATGACACAGGTTCTCTGGCTGATTAAaagcaggtgaggcagccatccacagaacccgtgtaattcatgagtgtcccggtgtaaAGGCTGGCCATTGGTGGGTCACCATAGATGGAGCTATTGGTAATTGGCATTGATGGCATGAAACCATTGACATCCCTTCAGAGGAATACGGCAGACAGGAGGCCGATCAcggaagggggtggggcttagaGATGGGGGCAGGGCTATGGTGCGTACCCCTTATATTAAATGACGCCACCATGGCCCCTAACTCTGCGCCACCCCCTGTACAATACCGCACACTGCTGTACGGCACAATGACCCTGTGTGGGAATAAATCTACATATTACAGGAACTTTAAGCATCCACCTCGCACACTTTATATGAATCCTGTATCATTGTAACATATTGCTGATCCCTCAATTTGGTACTCAGTGGTAGTGTATATCACTCTCCCTTGGTGTAAGATAGAATCCCCATGTTGCACATTATTCCTGTATACAGGTATATTATCTtctgcagatgagctgtaggaagtaGTATATGTCTTAGGTCCTATATAAATTATATTCCAGACAGGAAGACAGGGGTGTGTCAGGGAAATGCTTCCCCTCTGTTGGAGTGTCATGGAAGCTGGGGCTGTTAGATAACACCTTTCTAGTTGCGGTCTCCTCACTTGGTGTACCTATTACAAGATCCCAGTATCCTGCTCTCCTTATTTTTCCCTTTTCTCCCCCCTCAGAATCAGAAAGACAAGAACATTGTGCGCAGGCTGATGGAGTCGGTGGATGGGGCAGTCGATGGGACATGTGACAAGCAGCTGAACTTCCAGGAGTTCATGAACCTGATTGGTGGGATGATGACGGCTTGTCACGAAGCTCTGATGAGCCGCCGGAAGTAGGCCTGAGACACTATACACCCGGCCTGGGCCTTGCAGACATTCCTCAGATTTCAGATGTGAATTGTGAACGTTCTTTGCTGTTATTTTGTTGTAATAAAATATAAAACACAAAAGCTTTTGTGCTTAGCCTGGTGCTTGGGTAGGGGGAGATGTCATGATTGCTGGGAATTAAACCACAGATTGGTACCTCAGTGATAGCATATTATCAGGTGTGTCTGCATTAACTGCGGCCTATCATATAACGCACACGGGGACTTAATCCTCTGGAGCAAGGTCAGTGCTCCAGGACTGATAGGAGTGCCCTTGTCAGATGCCTGCACCAGGAGACATGCAGACGAGTCAGGGCTCATTACTCACTGGGAAGAAATGGGGTCACGTCCTATCCCATCATGGCACCTTCCCTGTGAGCCACTATATGTTCCCAGATACAGCGCAGGGCAAGAGCTGCACGTACCGCCTCCTCCGTTACACCGTCTTACACATTACTTACTAGACCTCTCCACCCctcatctgcctcagtatgagttagCTGTAGCTGCTGACCCCTGAACACCCCACGCTGGACCGGAACGCTGATACCTCTGCCAGCGGATAGTTTGAGATTTACTGTAGGTTTAAGACCAATTAAACCGCTTTATGCTCCAGGCCAATatattaggggcctatttatcaagccctACAGACATATCCTCATGCATCGttgctgcagtcgtgccaaacaCATGCCCAGTCCCATGAGACTACAAATGGCTACCATCacattccggatattggtaaatgGCAGCATCGAAACCCCCATAGAAACCTTTGTGGGATACGGGTGGCAATGGAGGGATCTCCGAAACTTGCTGCGGTCTCTCCTTCTTACGCTCAGGTGTTtcttaatatttgcggctaacccccGAAAACGGCTATAGCCACAAATATACAGTACTATGTTACATGGGCCCCTTAATACCGCGGAAATCACTGATTTATCCGATGCTTATGGCAGATGCCGCCCTCCCAACAGATCTCGGAGGAGAAAGTGTTATTACACAATTTATAGTTCCAAATCACTTCCCTTTTCAGAGCTTTCCCCGGTAATGAACGCCCTGTGCAGATGGTATTCTCTGCCAATTCCCATTTATAAAGGTCTGATGAGAGTGAGGTATACTGACTGTGTGTGCATGCGTGGGCTTCAGCCATGGCCTCACAGTGGCTtactctagaacacaggttctcaaactcggtcctcaagaccccacacggttcatgttttgcaggtcacctgtagatttttaaaatgtggcagttggtgatgcacagtgcagctgctgggtgacatggaaaacgtgaaccgtgtgggtcctgaggaccgagtttgagaaccactgatctagaacgTCTTTTGCTCCATCACTGAGCCAGCGGTACAAGACTTTGCAATGGGGACGTGCACTGTCTGGGCGGCATCTGTTCGGAATCACTGTTCTGGTGTGAAAAGTTTAACTGGCTTTGATAagagatatagatgtgtcctcgtacacctAGCGCCTATGTATGCAATATAGCGATGATTTGAGAGGGGGTATAGGTCATTCGGTCAACATGAGTGTTTTTGTGTTTTTGATGTAGTTTTCTTGAtctagtgacggggaaccccaattagtgcaccgtgtccgctcaccatgcttcaggcaaggtgcctcgatgcgctcagcacaggttaccgttcccaatcgtagtccacgtggattgtaaagtatgaaaaagtaaaaaaatacattGGATTTTtaactagtggtcgacctaatgaccgtaagccttgaGAGGAGTAGTGTACTGTATATTTCTTTACATTTTGTCTTATATGCATTACAGATGCAGCAAAGCCCCTCTCGCTGTGCACTACAGACGCCGGGCTGCAATGTTATCCGTACAGGAATCAGTTTTCCGCATTCGACTGCGCCGCCCCGGGAGATCCGATCTGTAGATGTGCAAAAGATAATactgaaatattaaaaataaaaaataaaaacctttTTAAATgttatgaaataaaaataaaattaattataaaaaaaaatagttctgaacggttttgaagggaaaatggTCAGCTAAGTGGTTAAGAGGCTCCTGAAGGAAGAATCACAGTTCCATCTGGGCAGGGTGGCGGCACCTGGCTGCTGGGCAGAGTCTCTACACCGCCCCCTATCTATCGTACAGCAGCAGTGTCCGCCATCTACACCAGGGAGACGGTGCTGTTGGAGGGGCCGAGGGCCAGGTTCAGAGACGGATGCTAATGCCGTCATAGCTGCGATCCCATACACTCTGGCTGTGAGAGAATATGCAAATGTGGCAGCAgccaggatttgtattgagacgacCAGAGACCCGCCGCTGGTGTACGCAGACATCGGACGCAGAGCGGATGATAACTGACATTGAGTAACCCTACGGTCACACATAAGTAAGACGCCGAAGCCAGTGTAACAGCGTACAGATTAACAAGctgtgaacccccccccccaaaaaaaaaacaaatggttGTAGCACACCAGTGTCTGAGTGgccactcccccgttacctcccacacgAGACCACGGCGGCACACGATGGGGTTTTTGTTTCCAGACGCATCCCCCTTCGCTGGTTTTCCTTGCTGACCCTGCCCCCCTACATGGTCTGTATAGCCTTATACTCACACATACT encodes the following:
- the LOC134980096 gene encoding uncharacterized protein LOC134980096 isoform X2, with translation MHCVGPRGPSLRTSGLEASLRQSPPTEMERSMEKIITVFQRYAGKEGSQATMNYKEFENFMRTELGSFTNNQKDPHILQKMMNSVDGAIDGCKDQQLDFQEFLNLIGGMMVACHDALSKCPPGKKNPPPATPPTEMETAMESIIRIFQHFAGKKGEKNQMNYTEFEAFMNTELKSFTANQKDKNIVRRLMESVDGAVDGTCDKQLNFQEFMNLIGGMMTACHEALMSRRK
- the LOC134980096 gene encoding uncharacterized protein LOC134980096 isoform X1 — encoded protein: MQQLGRVLASGLWVRLSPLKVFFCPHCSETSPSLSLVDSSRCVSAESLTMASLRQSPPTEMERSMEKIITVFQRYAGKEGSQATMNYKEFENFMRTELGSFTNNQKDPHILQKMMNSVDGAIDGCKDQQLDFQEFLNLIGGMMVACHDALSKCPPGKKNPPPATPPTEMETAMESIIRIFQHFAGKKGEKNQMNYTEFEAFMNTELKSFTANQKDKNIVRRLMESVDGAVDGTCDKQLNFQEFMNLIGGMMTACHEALMSRRK